Proteins encoded together in one Riemerella anatipestifer window:
- a CDS encoding IS982-like element ISRa1 family transposase — protein MNNIEQIYERILEVLGLFSENQLISYQRRTPKMSDLEVISLNITAEYLSIDSELQLFRKLPNSLINKIERSVYNKRKRRLSLQTEQIRQRISMEFNEFEDIFIVDSMPMKVCENARSTRSKICKEQSYSSPTYGYCASQKLYFYGYKLHAVCSLNGVIKNFDISPASVHDIHYLKDIGEQMRNCTLIGDRGYLSAKVQIDLFNYANIKLDTPMRSNQKDYIPQFSLYKKKRKRIEIFFSQLCDQFMIKRNYAKTFEGFKTRIISKITAATVIQYINKFIFQRKLNHLKISII, from the coding sequence ATGAACAACATAGAGCAAATATATGAAAGAATTTTGGAAGTTTTAGGACTTTTTTCAGAAAATCAACTGATTAGTTATCAGAGAAGAACACCTAAAATGAGCGATTTAGAAGTCATAAGTCTTAATATTACTGCTGAATACTTGAGTATTGATAGCGAATTACAGTTATTTAGAAAATTGCCAAACTCTCTGATAAACAAAATTGAAAGAAGTGTTTACAATAAGCGAAAACGAAGACTATCCCTACAAACAGAGCAAATTAGACAGCGTATTTCGATGGAGTTCAATGAGTTTGAAGATATTTTTATCGTTGATAGCATGCCAATGAAAGTTTGTGAAAACGCTCGTTCTACTCGTTCAAAAATTTGTAAAGAGCAATCCTATTCTTCACCAACATATGGTTATTGTGCTTCACAGAAATTATATTTCTATGGCTATAAACTACACGCAGTATGTTCTTTAAATGGTGTGATTAAGAATTTTGATATAAGCCCTGCATCCGTTCACGACATCCACTATTTAAAAGATATTGGTGAGCAAATGCGAAACTGTACTTTAATTGGAGATAGAGGCTATTTATCAGCAAAAGTTCAAATAGATTTATTTAACTATGCTAATATTAAATTAGATACACCAATGAGAAGTAATCAGAAAGATTATATTCCTCAATTTTCATTGTACAAGAAAAAGCGAAAACGAATTGAGATATTTTTCTCTCAACTTTGCGACCAATTTATGATTAAAAGAAACTATGCTAAAACTTTTGAAGGCTTTAAAACAAGGATAATCAGTAAAATAACCGCCGCAACGGTTATTCAATATATCAATAAATTTATCTTCCAAAGAAAATTAAATCATCTAAAAATCAGTATTATTTAA
- a CDS encoding T9SS type A sorting domain-containing protein has protein sequence MFFSFHNAQRVILFFSTSLAQTKIVIQYDEAGNQIYRGPDNNIQSLSKTNTEKEKLVIIEHQNTKEEDIFLTNIELYPIPVKDILTIRWSSEVDDLIDHVSLYEHNLLTNLFTQKNISHLNREIKIDLTPNRTGVYILSFQLKNGKTISKNIIKE, from the coding sequence TTGTTTTTTTCATTTCATAATGCACAACGGGTTATATTATTTTTTTCTACTAGTCTAGCACAAACAAAAATAGTCATACAGTACGACGAAGCTGGTAATCAGATTTACAGAGGACCTGATAACAATATACAATCCTTATCAAAAACCAATACCGAAAAGGAAAAATTGGTAATCATTGAACACCAAAACACCAAAGAAGAGGATATATTTCTAACTAATATAGAACTTTATCCTATTCCTGTAAAAGACATTTTAACCATAAGATGGAGTTCCGAAGTAGATGACTTAATAGACCATGTTTCTTTATATGAACATAATCTTTTAACAAATTTGTTCACTCAGAAAAATATATCTCATCTTAATAGAGAAATTAAAATAGACTTAACACCTAATCGTACAGGAGTTTATATTTTGAGTTTTCAGCTGAAAAATGGAAAGACCATATCCAAAAATATCATAAAAGAATAA